In a single window of the Zonotrichia leucophrys gambelii isolate GWCS_2022_RI chromosome 2, RI_Zleu_2.0, whole genome shotgun sequence genome:
- the TNFRSF11B gene encoding tumor necrosis factor receptor superfamily member 11B isoform X1 gives MNKFLCCTLVLLDISVKWTFQDDSPPKYLHYDPETSRQLLCDQCPPGSYVKRHCSASSPTQCAPCPAQYYADEWNSNEECQYCSTVCKELQLVRQECSSTQNRVCECVPGRYLELEFCLRHTECPPGSGVAQAGTPESDTVCERCPEGFFSNETSSKAACLKHTNCSALGFKIALKGNEVRDNICQENTDTTPQKCGIDVTLCEEAMFRFAVPTHVTPNWLNILADSLPGTKVSTENIERIKQRHSPQEQTFHLLKLWKQQNKEQDMVKKIIQDIGHCENSVLKHVGHLNLTFEHLNTLMASLPGKKVGKEDVERTMKLCQSTEQVLKLLNLWRIKNGDQDTIKGLMYGLKHLKMYHFPKRTIQSLKKVIKFLHRFTMYRLYQKLFLEMVGNQLKSVKVRCV, from the exons ATGAACAAGTTCCTGTGCTGCACGCTTGTG CTCTTGGACATTTCTGTCAAATGGACCTTCCAGGATGATTCTCCCCCCAAGTACCTCCATTACGACCCAGAGACATCTCGGCAGCTGCTGTGTGACCAGTGTCCTCCGGGGAGCTACGTGAAGCGGCACTGCAGCGCTAGCAGCCCGACGCAGTGCGCCCCGTGCCCGGCTCAGTACTACGCCGACGAGTGGAACAGCAACGAGGAGTGCCAGTACTGCAGCACCGTgtgcaaggagctgcagctcgTCAGGCAGGAGTGCTCCAGCACGCAGAACCGCGTCTGCGAGTGCGTCCCGGGCAGGTACCTGGAGCTCGAGTTCTGCTTGAGGCACACGGAGTGTCCGCCCGGCTCCGGGGTTGCCCAGGCAG GTACCCCTGAGAGTGACACTGTATGTGAGAGATGTCCAGAGGGATTTTTCTCGAATGAAACCTCCTCCAAAGCAGCCTGTCTTAAACACACAAACTGTAGTGCCCTGGGTTTCAAAATAGCTTTGAAAGGAAATGAGGTTCGTGACAACATCTGTCAGGAAAATACAGATACGACACCTCAAAAATGTGGAATAG ATGTAACCCTGTGTGAGGAGGCTATGTTCAGGTTTGCTGTTCCTACTCATGTCACACCTAACTGGCTGAACATACTAGCAGACAGCTTGCCTGGGACAAAGGTTAGCACAGAAAATATTGAAAGGATTAAACAAAGGCACAGCCCTCAAGAGCAGACCTTCCATCTTTTGAAACTGTggaagcagcaaaacaaagaacAGGATATGGTCAAGAAGATTATCCAAG ATATCGGTCATTGTGAAAACAGTGTCTTAAAGCACGTTGGCCACCTGAACCTCACCTTTGAACATCTCAACACGCTGATGGCAAGCCTGCCAGGCAAGAAAGTGGGAAAAGAAGATGTTGAGCGCACAATGAAACTATGTCAATCCACAGAGCAAGTTCTGAAGCTTCTCAATCTGTGGAGAATAAAGAATGGTGACCAAGACACCATTAAAGGTTTAATGTATGGACTGAAGCACTTGAAAATGTACCACTTTCCAAAACGAACCATCCAAAGCCTGAAGAAGGTGATAAAGTTTCTTCACAGATTTACAATGTATAGATTATACCAGAAACTCTTTTTAGAAATGGTAGGGAACCAACTTAAATCTGTGAAAGTAAGATGTGTCTAA
- the TNFRSF11B gene encoding tumor necrosis factor receptor superfamily member 11B isoform X2, protein MNKFLCCTLVLLDISVKWTFQDDSPPKYLHYDPETSRQLLCDQCPPGSYVKRHCSASSPTQCAPCPAQYYADEWNSNEECQYCSTVCKELQLVRQECSSTQNRVCECVPGRYLELEFCLRHTECPPGSGVAQAGTPESDTVCERCPEGFFSNETSSKAACLKHTNCSALGFKIALKGNEVRDNICQENTDTTPQKCGIDVTLCEEAMFRFAVPTHVTPNWLNILADSLPGTKISVIVKTVS, encoded by the exons ATGAACAAGTTCCTGTGCTGCACGCTTGTG CTCTTGGACATTTCTGTCAAATGGACCTTCCAGGATGATTCTCCCCCCAAGTACCTCCATTACGACCCAGAGACATCTCGGCAGCTGCTGTGTGACCAGTGTCCTCCGGGGAGCTACGTGAAGCGGCACTGCAGCGCTAGCAGCCCGACGCAGTGCGCCCCGTGCCCGGCTCAGTACTACGCCGACGAGTGGAACAGCAACGAGGAGTGCCAGTACTGCAGCACCGTgtgcaaggagctgcagctcgTCAGGCAGGAGTGCTCCAGCACGCAGAACCGCGTCTGCGAGTGCGTCCCGGGCAGGTACCTGGAGCTCGAGTTCTGCTTGAGGCACACGGAGTGTCCGCCCGGCTCCGGGGTTGCCCAGGCAG GTACCCCTGAGAGTGACACTGTATGTGAGAGATGTCCAGAGGGATTTTTCTCGAATGAAACCTCCTCCAAAGCAGCCTGTCTTAAACACACAAACTGTAGTGCCCTGGGTTTCAAAATAGCTTTGAAAGGAAATGAGGTTCGTGACAACATCTGTCAGGAAAATACAGATACGACACCTCAAAAATGTGGAATAG ATGTAACCCTGTGTGAGGAGGCTATGTTCAGGTTTGCTGTTCCTACTCATGTCACACCTAACTGGCTGAACATACTAGCAGACAGCTTGCCTGGGACAAAG ATATCGGTCATTGTGAAAACAGTGTCTTAA